CGACGGTGCCGACCGAGGTGTGCGACTCGCTGGAAGCCATCATCGAGGGTGTGAAGGCCGTGGCTGCGCCCGGCACCCAGGTGGTGATCATGAGCAACGGCGGCTTCGGCGGCCTGCATGGCAAGCTGGCGGCGGCGTTGGACAATTAATGCCTGTGTAGCCCGGATGAAAATCCGGGTGGCCCCTCCGGATTGCATCCGGGCTACGGACGAGAGGGAGACTTCGATGAATGGTCCCGAACGCATCACCCTGGCCATGACCGGCGCCTCCGGCGCCCAGTACGGCCTGCGCCTGCTCGACTGCCTGGTGCAGGAAGAGCGCGAAGTGCACTTCCTGATCTCCAAGGCCGCGCAGCTGGTGATGGCCACCGAGACCGACGTGACCCTGCCGGCCAAGCCGCAGGCCATGCAGCAGTTCCTCAGCGAATACACCGGCGCCGCGCCTGGGCAGATCCGCGTGTACGGCAAGGAAGACTGGATGGCCCCGCCGGCCTCCGGCTCCGGCGCGCCCAGTGCCATGGTGGTGGTGCCGTGCTCGACCGGCACCCTCTCGGCCATCGCCACCGGCGCCTGCAACAACCTGATCGAGCGCGCCGCCGACGTGGTACTCAAGGAGCGCCGCCAGCTGATCCTGGTGCCGCGCGAGGCGCCGTACTCCAGCATCCACCTGGAGAACATGCTCAAGCTGTCCAACCTCGGCGTCACCATACTGCCGGCCTCTCCGGGCTTCTATCACCAGCCGCAGACCCTGGACGACCTGGTCGACTTCGTCGTCGCGCGCATCCTCAACTGCCTGAACATCCCCCAGGACATGCTGCCGCGCTGGGGCGAGCACCACCTGCTCAGCGATGAATAGGGCCCTGCTCCTGCTGCTGGCCGGTGCGCTGCTGTCCGGCTGCGCCAGCGTACGCACCCTGGACGCGGCCAAGCCCGGTGCGCCGATCATCTACTCCGGCACGCGCCTGGACTGGTACGCGCTGCAGGGTGGCTGCTGCCCGGTGCAGCGCTTCGGCGCCGAGGCGCCCAGGTATGCCGGGCTCGACCTGCCCGCCAGCGCCCTGCTCGATACCCTGCTGCTGCCTTTCGCCATCGCCGCCGAGCTGGGGGTCGGCCTCGGGGTTTCCGGCGGCCTTTGAGTTTCGCCGCGCGCCCCAGGCGCTAGAGCCTTCGCCGTCGATCAGATGGTCAAATTCTGCGCAGCGAGGGTTGGCATCGGCCAATCCTCGTCTAGGCTGACGAAAAAAATGTCGGCTTCGCAGGCAAGGACATGCATAAGGCAATCCGAGCGTATGTGCGTGCAGTAGACCGGATGAACAGGTTCATCGGGCGCTGCGCCATGTACCTGATTTTCGTCATGCTGGGGGTGTTGCTCTACTCGTCGCTGAGCAAGGCGCTGTTCGAGCCGGCGATCTGGACCCTGGAAACCGCCCAGTTCCTCATGGTCGCCTACTTCCTGCTGGGCGGCGCCTACTCCATGCAGCTCGACGCCCATGTGCGCATGGACCTGCTCTACGGCCGCTGGTCGCCGCGTACCCGCGCCTGGCTGGACGTGCTGACCGTGGCCTTCCTGCTGTTCTACCTGGGCGTGCTGCTGTACGGCGGCATCTCCTCCACCCAGTACGCCATCGAGTACGACGAGACCAGCTACTCCTCCTGGTCGCCGCGCATGGCGCCGATCAAGGTGCTGATGGTGATCGGCATCGCCCTGATGTTGCTGCAGGCCATCGCCATGTTCTTCAAGGACGTGGCGATCATCCGCGGGGAGCGCCTGGAATGAGCTACGAGCTGATCGCCCTGCTGATGTTCTCCTCGATGATGCTCCTGCTGCTCACCGGCAAGCGGGTGTTCGGCGCCATCGGCTTCGTCGCCGCCGCCGCGGCCCTGCTGCTGTGGGGCGACGGCGGCGTCGAGCTGCCGTTCAGCGCGGCGATGAAGCTGATGAAGTGGTACCCGCTGCTGACCCTGCCGATGTTCGTGTTCATGGGCTACATGCTCTCCGAGTCGGGCGTGGCGGACGACCTGTACCGCATGTTCCACGTGTGGATGGGACCGCTGCACGGTGGCCTGGCCATCGGCACCATCGCCCTGATGGTGCTGATCTCGGCGATGAACGGGCTGAGCGTGGCCGGCATGGCCATCGGCGCGACCATCGCCCTGCCCGAACTGCTGCGCCGTGGCTACGACAAGATCATGGTCACCGGAGTGATCCAGGCCGGCAGCTCGCTGGGCATCCTCATCCCGCCCAGCGTGGTGCTGGTGCTGTACGGCATGATCGCCCGCCAGCCGGTGGGCCAGCTGTGGCTGGCCGGGGTGCTGCCAGGCCTGCTGATGGCCGGCCTGTTCGTGCTCTACATCGCCGTGCGCTGCCGCCTGCAGCCGGACATGGGGCCGCCGCTGAGCCCGCAGGAGCGCGCCGAGATCAGCCTGGGCGAGAAGCTGCGCCTGCTGCGTGCGGGGCTGCTGCCGCTGTTCATCTTCGTGTCCATGACCGGGCTGTTCATGCTCGGCATCACCAGCCTGGTGGAAAGCTCGGCGGTCGGCGCCCTGGCCGCTACCCTGGCGGCGCTGGTGCAGGGTCGGCTGACGCGCAAGGTGATGGAGGAGACCCTGCGCAAGACGCTCGGCATCACCTGCATGTTCATGTGGATCATCCTCGCCGCGCTGTGCTTCGGCGCCGTGTTCGACGGCCTCGGCGCGGTCAAGGCGATCGAGGGCTTCTTCGTCGGCGAGCTGGGCCTGGGGCCCTGGGAAATCCTCATCCTGATGCAGCTGTCGTTCATCCTCATGGGCATGTTCCTCGACGACACCGCCATGCTGGTAATCGTCGCGCCGCTCTACGTGCCGCTGGTGGGCAGCCTGGGCTTCGACCTGGTGTGGTACGGCGTGCTCTACACCATCACCTGCCAGATGGCCTACATGACCCCGCCGTTCGGCTACAACCTGTTCCTGATGCGCGCCATGGCCCCGCCCGAGGTGAGCCTGGGCGACATCTACCGCTCGGTCACGCCCTTCGTGGCGATCATGGCGCTGACCCTGGCCCTGGTGATGATCTATCCGCAGATCGCCCTGTGGCTGCCGCAGTGGCACTACGGCGGCTGAGGCAAATTGGATTTCAGGGCGGCGTCCCGGGAGTGTCTGTTGTGCGAGCGCCGGTCTGGGAGAGAGGGGAGACGCAATGGTGCGGCTCCATTCAACGCTTGGAGACGACAGCATGAGTACGAGACGCAAGTTCCTGCAGGGCGCGGCGCTGGCCGGCGGCACTGCAGCCCTGGGCTCGGCGCACATCTATGCCGCGGAGCCGAAGAAGATCACCTGGCGCCTGCAGACCTACGCCGGCCCGGCGCTGGCCGAGCACGTGATCAAGCCTTCGATCGAGGCCTTCAACAAGGTGGCCGAGGGGCAGATGGAGATCCAGCTGTATTTCGCCGACCAGCTGGTGCCCACCGGCGAGCTGTTCCGCGCCATGCAGAAGGGCACCATCGACGCGGTACAGAGCGACGACGACTCGATCGCTGCGCCGGTCGACGTGGCCGTGTTCGGCGGCTACTTCCCCTTCGCCACCCGCTACAGCCTGGACGTGCCGGTGCTGTTCGAGCAGTTCGGCCTGCGGCAGATCTGGGAGGAGGCCTACGGCGAGGTCAAGGGCGTGACCTGGCTCGGCGCCGGTGCCTGGGACCCCTGCCACTTCGCTACGGTCGAGC
This DNA window, taken from Pseudomonas alcaligenes, encodes the following:
- a CDS encoding TRAP transporter large permease subunit → MSYELIALLMFSSMMLLLLTGKRVFGAIGFVAAAAALLLWGDGGVELPFSAAMKLMKWYPLLTLPMFVFMGYMLSESGVADDLYRMFHVWMGPLHGGLAIGTIALMVLISAMNGLSVAGMAIGATIALPELLRRGYDKIMVTGVIQAGSSLGILIPPSVVLVLYGMIARQPVGQLWLAGVLPGLLMAGLFVLYIAVRCRLQPDMGPPLSPQERAEISLGEKLRLLRAGLLPLFIFVSMTGLFMLGITSLVESSAVGALAATLAALVQGRLTRKVMEETLRKTLGITCMFMWIILAALCFGAVFDGLGAVKAIEGFFVGELGLGPWEILILMQLSFILMGMFLDDTAMLVIVAPLYVPLVGSLGFDLVWYGVLYTITCQMAYMTPPFGYNLFLMRAMAPPEVSLGDIYRSVTPFVAIMALTLALVMIYPQIALWLPQWHYGG
- a CDS encoding TRAP transporter small permease subunit, giving the protein MHKAIRAYVRAVDRMNRFIGRCAMYLIFVMLGVLLYSSLSKALFEPAIWTLETAQFLMVAYFLLGGAYSMQLDAHVRMDLLYGRWSPRTRAWLDVLTVAFLLFYLGVLLYGGISSTQYAIEYDETSYSSWSPRMAPIKVLMVIGIALMLLQAIAMFFKDVAIIRGERLE
- the ubiX gene encoding flavin prenyltransferase UbiX — protein: MNGPERITLAMTGASGAQYGLRLLDCLVQEEREVHFLISKAAQLVMATETDVTLPAKPQAMQQFLSEYTGAAPGQIRVYGKEDWMAPPASGSGAPSAMVVVPCSTGTLSAIATGACNNLIERAADVVLKERRQLILVPREAPYSSIHLENMLKLSNLGVTILPASPGFYHQPQTLDDLVDFVVARILNCLNIPQDMLPRWGEHHLLSDE
- a CDS encoding YceK/YidQ family lipoprotein, whose translation is MNRALLLLLAGALLSGCASVRTLDAAKPGAPIIYSGTRLDWYALQGGCCPVQRFGAEAPRYAGLDLPASALLDTLLLPFAIAAELGVGLGVSGGL